A window of Ursus arctos isolate Adak ecotype North America unplaced genomic scaffold, UrsArc2.0 scaffold_16, whole genome shotgun sequence genomic DNA:
CGTAATTCCATCAGCTGGGTGAGCCAGGGAAAACCATTTCTGGCAGACACCCTAGGGTGATCCTGCAAGTCACATCTTTGTGTAATCCTCTCCTCTTCAGTGTGGTGCAACCTGGGACTTGCTCCTAACAAAATATGGCAAAGGTAAAGGTATTTCTGCTGATGCAATTAAAGTTTCTAACCAAGAGGTGgattatcctgggtgggcctgacctaatcaggctAGCCCATCAGAAGATGATCTCGAGGTCAGAGGCTTAAGGCAGCAGAGGCACACTCTCTCCCCACTGTTGGTGTTGAAGAAGCAAGCTACCATGAACTCTAcgcctcaaaaaaacaaaacaaaacaaaaccatgaatTCTGCCGCATGCTGTGAAGGTAATAAAACCAGATGGTGGGAGGGAGCTGATGGGAGGGAGAACATTGAGGTACAGAGTCAGGGAGGTCCCACGGCAGTGCTGCTGTCTGTGCTGAAACAAGGGGGAGCCAGAGGTGAGCTGTGCACGAGGAGGCAGAGGGTCTGCACGTGCCAAGGCGGGACACTCCGGGAAGCTGGAATGAACTCAAAGGACAGTCACAAGCCAATAAAGGCACAAATGATGGCTCAATCACGGTCACCCGATAAACGCTCCATGGACATAAAAATCTCAATGGCCTCATCCTCATCCAGGATTCAGACCCCTCCTTATTCTATCCCTGTGCCAATGCCCCCTCACTTACCTCCCCACCCATGGGCTCTTGCTGAGAAGCTCATTGACGGGGGAGGCAGTGTTTCGGCTCCCACAAAGCCAGATGTTAAGACCAAGATCTGCAAACTCGAATATAACACAACATGGAGAGGTTGGGAACTGAGGCCAGGTGCAGAGCACAGGCGCTGCCCACAGGGGCGGCCACTACCCAGCTCCAGCTAGCCACGGCCATGCAAGTAGACAGGCCCAGCCTCTCCAGAGCTTCAGATATTTCAAGACAAGctagaaattcagatttttatgtgaaatctcctgGTATTTATTTGGTTACTAAGAGTCAAAACCTTTCAATACGGGAGATTATCACCCGGGCTAAGCTTGGCCCAGGAGGTGTTGCAGACACCTGTCCTGGCCTCCTGGAGCATCAGCCTGGCACCACCAGCCTGGTTTGGAGACATTTCCCCTCTGGCCTCCACGTGCAGCTCCTGGCACCTAATAAGTGCATGGGACGATCTGCTGTATTAGCTAAGATGTAATCTTGGGAAGGTGGGAGCAGTCAGTGAAGAACGcatgcctgtccctccccccacatctCCTGGGACCATGACTGAGGCCCAGAAACAGGCTTGGCAGCTGTCACTCCATGCAATTTAGTGCTTCTTCCGCATCAGTCCAATGTGTGACATACTGACGGGGCACAAGGCCACCTGCCAACATCCCTGTGCTCCTTGAATCCATGAGCAGCTAGTCTTTGGTGTGGCTAGTGTTCATTCCATCTGAGAACAGCACCCAAATTCTTCCTGAGGGAgccatccctcccccactctgcacGGCTCAGGGGTTTGCGGTAGGGCTGGGTGTCCCTGTCACATGGGCAGTGACCCTTCTTTAGCTCAGCTATGAACAGCAGGGCTTCTTTTGGGAAGAATGAAATGTGGTTTGGGGCAGCATGAAGAATAGCTCCTGCAAGAGTGCTCCTGGGGGCCGGCACCCtgagcatcacctgggagcctgttagaaatgtAGAgtctcgggccccaccccaggcctgagGAATGTGTCTCAGCACCACAAGAAAACCCAGGCAACTCCAGGTGACTCTCATGCCTGTCGCGGGCTGGGGAGCACAGGGCAAGCTGCTAACTGCCATATGGGCTCTGGAGTAAGACTTGCTGattcggggcccctgggtggctcagtcggttaaacatctgcctttggctcaggtcatgatcccagggtcctgggatccagccccacatcgggttccctgctcagtgaggagcctgcttctccctctccctctgctgctcccccctgcttgtgctctttcattctctctctctccggaataaaaaagaagaaaatcttaaaaaaaaaaaaaaaaaaaagacttgctgaTTCACATCTGGGTCCTTGGAGAGGCTGCCTGATCTATCTGTGTCTCAGATTCCTCAAGGGAAAaacggggggggggtgtcactgtacagtgcctggcacataggaagcccTCAGTGATGCCAGCTCTGGACACGTGGTCCGGCAGACAACTGAAACAGGGGCAGAGGTCTCATCTCAAAGCCTGTCTAGAGGGCACATCATCTCTCGCCATGGAGGTTCTGAGCAGCTGCAGGGAAGAATCAGGAATCTGCACTGCCTCTTGAAGAATATCTCAGCTTTGGGTCCAATATTGACAATGAGGGGAGAAGGCAGGTGCCTTCCAGGAAGGGGAGAATAGGGGGCTGAGAtgtggccggggtggggggggcgatTTCCAGAAAGCATCAGGACTCTGGGTTCGGAGTGGGAATCCAAGGACAGGAGACAGGGAGGCAGTATGAAGTCACCCTAAGTGGGACAGGAGGCCACGGGAAAACCAGACCCAACAGCTTCTTGGACGGCAcagaggggctggggcctggTGGAAGAGTGGCCTTTCCCCCTCATCCCCAATGGCTAGAGAGTTTAGAGCAAAGAGGCAAGACCGTCAAGAATGAAAGAACGGTATTAGTAAAATCTGTGCATCCCGTCTGTTGTCTGGAAATGCTGCACATGCACACGTCACAGAGAAAAGTCTGGAAGGGAGCGCCCTGCATGCCAGTAGCGCTCCCTGGGGCAGTGGCAGTACCAGGATGATTTATCACCTCCTCTCTGCTGGCCCGTATTTCCGAACTTTTCTGCAAAGGACATGTACCGCTtgcataaataaaaaagcaataaaagctaTAAATAATTAACACGCTCTCTCCTCAGGACTTAAACGGGTGGATGTATTCTCAAGGCAGTTATTTCAAATATTCACTGGATTCCTGGCCTTGGAGAGGTGCCCCTGAAAAGCACACAGTCGgcagcgggggggagggggggtgctgtGCAGATGGGCTGATGGGGAACAAACCCCTAGACCCTCACTCCTACACAGACACCTCTGGAACCCCTGTGAAGGTTTTCCTGGGGTTAGCAAATCGCCCCTTGCAGCTCCTGACACAATGGGCACGCGTGAGACAGACAGAGGTGGTCATACCCCCTACCTTCTGGAATGGATGCTCAGCTTCTGTTTGCCACTCCCCCGAAACATCTTCGCCTTCCTCCATGGCAGTCCTTTCTTCCGTTCGGGCTCAGACACCCGCTCCTGGGACACCATCCCTGAGGCCACTGGGCAGGAGAGCTGAAAATACCAGGCATGTTAGCCTCATGTTGTTCTAAGCCTTGTGGTGTTAGGCCCAGGGAGCACTGTGGCCaggtcccctcccagcccccaactCTACCTCTCCAGGAACCCCCGCACCTGGTACCTAATTGCCTTTTGGAAGAAGGAGGGCCAAACTGGGTCTCAGAccaccctcctccacctcctcatcTGGGAGGCAGCACATTCTTTATTAATCACCACTCTCACTCTCGGGATAAAGAACAGCCTGCAAGGCTCTGAAGTCCCGGCCCTGCCACTGCTGCCTATGGTTATATCAGAAGAGAGGCTCCAGGACCTTCTTCAGCTGCCCGGGGCCAAGACTTCCCAGAGCAGGACATAATACAGACGCATGGACTCGCTATCCAGATGGGACTGCAAACTTCGCACTAGGCACCAAGTGAGAGCTCCAGAGCACTCGGCCCCTCCCTTTTAGCTGCTCCCAGGGAACTTGGAAGATAGGTTTAATCTGATCACAGTAATTGTTTCCCGAGTTCCTGGCAcaataactctctctctctctctctctctctctctctcgctctcttttttaatcttatttttaagtcatctctacacccaatgtagaggctcgaactcagaaccccaagatcaagtgtccCATGCACTACCgtctgagccagccgggcgcctgAAAAATTCTCTCCTCCTAAGTAAGAGCTGGTGTTCCACCCGGAGTCTATCTTCAGTAACAATCTCCGTTATATATTCTTCTGTCACCCACAGAGCTCTCCTGGGCAgtgtttcatttcactttttgctGCTGTTACCAGGAAGCTCAGAGTTAATGTCTAGTGATAAAAAGTATCTCATCTAGGGTCTTGGTACAGTAATCCTTTCCTTTGAAATGTActttttcatgattttgttttgtcttgtgcTGCATTTCTGGCCTTTACCCTACCCTGCCGTGTCTTTGGCAGCCCCACTTCCCTTGGGAGCAGGCTGAGAAGCCGGTATCACGAACAGCAGCTGTGCCCGGGGTGGcttcacccccccccacccccccaccccccgtctccaTCATCACACGTCCCGCCTGCCAAGCACACGCCCCCAGCCCCGGGGCCCCGGGCAAAGAAGATGTTACCTTTGACGTCTGGACctgccctccttctcccaggCCCGTCTTCGTCCGTCCTCCCATCACCGCCCTGCTCACGGGCCGGGTGTCTGGACCCTTGTCCTGGGGGCTGCCACCAAGGAAGTGCAGTGCCAAGTACACAGAAGCAgccttttctttctgctctgtggGCAAAGGCAGGCTTCGGCTCAAGCAACACCATGTGAGTCGGGGCTCGGCCCTCAATGATGGGAAAGGGCCGTGGGCCCTGAAGCTCCACAGGGTCTCCGACTGGGTACACGAGGCCAGCTCTGGCCAGCTGGGGGGCGTGGGGGCCATGAGAGAGGAGCAGCAGGAACTGAGCCCAGCCAGAGGCCCCGAGGGAGGGTCTTCCAGGGCATTCTCAGGAGGTCCCCCTAACTCCCTCCTGAGTGCACAGGGACTCGGGACACCCCCAGATGGCCTGGTCCCCACCACAGAGCTGCCCGTGCAGAGGTGTTGGGTGTCAGGGGGCCCAGTCTTCCAGGTGGCACACgctggggtgggcaggaaggaggctgtCTCCCTGGGGGCACCGGTGGATGAGCCAGGGGACGGCCCCACTGCTGGGGTGCCAGTGTCCaagtctctcttctcctctccctgcacccctttTCTCCTGCCCCACGGCCTAGAGCAGCCGGGGTCCTCCTCGAAGCTGTCTGTCCCACTGGGGGCCAAGCCTGAGGCcaggcagggaggcagaaggaTCCCCGGCCCTGACCCAACAAAGGATGCCCGTTCCTCAGGCCACCTTCTCCTGCAGAGAGGGTCCTGGCCTTGTCCGGGCCCCGGGGGGATGGGAAGTGGTGGGCGGGTCTCTCCCTGAGGCAACCTGAGGAGGTACTTGGGAGGGAAGGCAGTGTCTGCCAGGGCAGCGAGGACACTGGGGGCCTCAGTGGCAAGGTGGGACTGATGCCCAAGGGACGCAGCTGTAGGACAGGGCAAGATCTCTTCCCTCAGCCCCACCTGCCTTGGGGCCACAGAAGGAGCAGTAGAGGCGGCGCCAGAAAGCTCCAAGGGCTTGCCTggctgcccagccctgcccatcACCACACCATCAGCACTCTCATGCAGCCCCCCTGGCTTATCCCTAGGGTCACTGTCCTGGTTCTGAGATGTCGGGGACGTGGCCTGCACAGGGCCGCCTGGGACCTCTCTTTCTGTTTCCAGAGGCTCTGATTGTTCCTGGAAGCTCAGTTTCTCCACCTTCAGCTTCTTTCTCTCTGAGGGAAGCTTGTCCTCTGCGGGCTGGGGCTCTGCAGAGCCACCACTGGGCCGTCTCGCCACAGTTTGGGTCCACTGACAGGTCTCCTTCTTGTCCCCACCACCACGGGTGCTTCCTTCCAGCTTAGGGTCTGACAAAACCAGCTTGGGAGCCTTTAGTTCACCTCCCTTTAGGGGACCAGGTGATGGGGGCAGCTGACACCCCAGCTTCAGCCTCCCATTTGGAGAAAGCAGGGGGCTCTTGCCACCAGAACAGGGGGGTTCTCTGCAGCTGAGGGTGGGGGGTGAAGTGGCCCTGTTCACCCTGGGCTGGTCATTGCCTCCTGCTCTGGccaccatctccctctgcctgggggaCTCCATCCCCAAGAAGCCCTCCGGGCCCAGTGGACTTCTGCAAGGCCCTGGCTTGGCCCCCACAGATGTGTCCCCATGGACAGGGGTCCTCCCGTCCTGGGACAGGACTGTGCCTTCATTCCCTGCTAACTCTTCCTGGAAAGGAAGGTCCAGCTCTGTCCCGCTACCCACGGTCACCTCCTTTGCCTTCTTCCCTCCATGGcaactgcttttcattttctggtaGATTTTCTTGAATGTCTCATTCCCATACACCTGCCACTTGTCCTGGGAGAACATCTTCAGCTTCCTCTGGCTGCACTTCTTACTGGCTGCTCTGCCCTTgctggctgccccctccccagcagcagCTCTGTTTCCATCCGGGTCCTCTGCGGGGATCAggctgtctccagtggggggaCATGGCAGGTCCTCCACTGCAGCCTGTCTGACCAGGGCCCGGGGGTGGCTGCTGGGGACATCTACCAGTCGGgcaggggcaggcctggggctcAGAGGCTTCTGCCTCCTGGGGCAGGCATCCTGGGGGTCCGGGGGTTCCTGCCATGTCCTGGTGCCCTCGACAAAGGGCAGTGAGTTGCTCCTGGTGATGGGCACACATGCCACGGTGGTAGAGAGCTGGGTGGGGACGGAGTGAAAAAAGAGTGGCCTTGCCTTGTctggaggggtgaaggtggaacGGGCTGAGCTGAGGACAGCAGGCTTCCTCCGGCCGGGCTGCAGAGCCCGGATGTCAAAGTGGAAGGAGTCCTTGTAGGTATAGGGCATGGGCAGGTCGATGCTGCCTTGCTTGCACAGGACCGTCTTGCGGGGCCGCACATTGTCCAGCTGGGAATCGTCCACCACAGCCTGATTGTGGGAGATAAGCCAGGCGATGCGCTCCTCCAGATGCTTCTTCTCCAGCTGGAGGCCGGGCCCCCCGGGCCCCAGGGCCACCTCCCCCTCAGACTCGGCACTGTGCTCAGACAGGCTGTGCAGGGGGCTGCCGGGGGCTGGAGGCTGCTCCGCGCTGTCCGAGCGGGACAGGTAGCCCGAGTCAGTGCTCTCACACTTCCGCAGCCGGCCCTCTGAGGCCTTGGCATCCCAGGGCTTCTCCGAGGACGTGGccacctgctgctgctgcagggAGCATGGCCGGCCAGCAGTCGGGGACATCTGCTCTGGCAGCTTCCACCTCGGCTGGGAGCCAGCCAGGGCAAGCCCAGGGGAGGCCGTGTGGGCAGAGTCCACGGGGGTCTCTCTGTCAGCACATGTGGACCCTGGACAGGGAACAGCTTCCAACTTCAGACCCAGGGTCTTGGCAACAGAAGACAGGTGCATGGCTGGCGCTGGGCAgtgcccaggaccctgggtgcCTGGAGAAAGGGGTCTCTCTGATCGGGCCCCACCACCCACCCTCTGGTTGCTGCTGTCCCCCATGCCATCTGCTCTGGAGCTCTCTCCAGCCttgtccccctcctccaggaggctGCCCCCACCTGCATCAGACTCCGAGGAGAGCCGAGAGTGGTTGAGGTGGGTCTGGGTGCGTCTGTGCTTATATAGGTTGCTCTGGGTCTTAAAGGCAATGCCACAGGTGGCACACGGGAAGGGCCTCTCACCCGTGTGGGATCGGATGTGCTTCTCCAGAACACTGGGCTTCAGGCAATCCCGGCCACAGTGTGGGCAAAGGTATTTGCCGGCATTCCGTACCTTGCCAGGGCTCCCCAGCATGGGCCCCAGGCCTGGCGACAGGACAGGCAGAGTGCCCACAATGTTCACGGTGAGTGCCGGGGCCGCTGGCTTCCCCATCTGGGTAGGGCCCGGTCCTTCAGGCCGCAGCACGGGACTAAGAATAAAGGGTACGCCGCCCCCATCCAGGCTGCATGTCACGAGGGGGGCACGTGGCTGGAGGCCCCCCGGAGGCACTGTGTGGTACAATGGGATGGGCAGGGCCTTCAGGAACACGGTAGGGGCCAGACCCTGCTCTGGTGGCAGAATGACAGGGCCCAGGGTCAGGTGAGGTGAGACCTGCCCACCTAGGGCCCCTGGGCGTCCAGGAGCAGGAGCTGGCTGATGCCTGGCAGGCAAGGCAGGGCGAGTGAGTTCTGGCACCTCCATCCTGCATCATCTGGGTGGTCCAGGATGCCTGGCGACCTGTGGGCAACAACCAAAATTCACCGCAGGTACCTCTCTTCTCTCATCATGCAGTaagcccttccctgccccacctggcATTTCATCACCCCACTGGAGCCTGGCAACAATCCCCACATTAGAAGTAGTTACCCCACATTAAGAAAGGGAGCCAGAGGCTCAGAGACAAGTGACATGACACGCAGCTAATACATGGAAAAGCAGGATCTGgacccaggtctgtctgaatCCTGTCTCTTATTTCACACACCTTACAGGAACTCTTGACCCTCGCCCTCTACACACGTAGGCTTATCACCGTCAcccccaacacccagcacagtgccctgTGCAGAGGGGACACTTAGAAAATGTGCTGACTTTTCTAAGTCCACAGTGATTCCATGCCAGGACTTGGTTTCcagatctgtaaaatgggcagagaatcagCACCTCCCTAGGACCCTCTTCACCCTGGAGTTCTTAGTCTATGCCGCTGGATGAGGGcaataaggaagaaaatggacTTGAAGGGAAGCCTAACAGATTTAGCAAACGAGAATAGAAGATGCCCTGCTAAATGAATTTCAGACAAACAACATATAATTctttagtataagtatatcccaatCTTGCACAGGTCATGCTTAactaaaaattatgtattatttaccTGAAATCCAAATGTAAGGGCagcctgtattttatctggttACCCCATCAGGATAAGGAGCACTTCCTCAACTTCAGCATCAGGCTTGGGTCCCTGCTCAAAGGTGAGGCTTCCAAAACCCCTCCAGATCCAACTGGGACACAATCAGTTCCCTGTCAGCCAGAGAGAAGAGCTGGGCAAATATTAGGCAAGACTGCAAGAGAGACCCAGCCATGTTCTTCAAAccatggcagggggagggggaaagccaaatacaatgggaaaaggaagGACACGTCCGTGGTTATAGGAATGGGGGTCTCCAGATGCTTCTTACTCAGACACCCATCCCCTAAGAGCTCCATAAGCACACTTCGATCATCCCCCAGCTCAGCTCCTTCAGAAAAACAATACATATTGCAGCTTTTTGCAGCTGGGTAATGGAGAAGTAGGCACATGCGGGTACTGGCTCATATTGGCTCATACCAGATCATGCTGGCTCATGAGAGCTGATTTTCAGGAATTCTGCAAGCCAGGTGTTAAACATGGCCATAATTAAAAGTTACATTATATAAAtaagttatattaaaaacaaaggtatacaactggatattcacatgcaaaagaatgaagctgaactCCCTATCTCACTtcatatatgaaaattaacttaaaattgaTCAAAGACCTAcatgtaagagttaaaactacaaaactcttagaagaaaatgtagcagtaaatcttcatgaccttggatttggcaatgaattcttagatatgacatcaaaagcacaagcaattaaaaaaacctttcaaaatcacattttatataatttcataccaagttttaaaatattttttttaccaaaattaaaCTTCTGTGAATCAAAGACACcaagatgtactatatgttggctaacaacataataagttttttttttgttttttttttgtcttgtttttttggtGCAGATcctgctcagattttttttttaatgattttttattatattatgttagtcaccatacagtacatccccggttttcgatgtaaggctcgatgattcattagttgcgtataacacccagtgcaccatgcaatacgtgccctccttactacccatcaccggtctatcccattcccccacccccctcccctctgaggccctcagtttgtttctcagagtccacagtctctcatgtttcattcagACAACTCACAGAACggaagaaagtatttgcaaatcatgtatctgatatgtccagaatacataaagaattctcaCAACTCAAAAAAGACAACCaattcatctacaaaatgagcaaaggacctgaatacacatttctccgAGGAAGATATACGAAgccaaaagcacaggcaaagaTGCTCGATACCATCAGTCgttagaaaaatgtaaatcaaaaacaCAGTGAGATAGGACTTCACGCCAGCGTGTCTTCAGCAGTAACCACCAGCTGAAGGACAAGCGCTGCTGAGGACGTAGGGAAATCAGAACACGTGAGCACTGCTTATGGGAATGCAAGATGGCAAACAGCATTTTGTAGGCTCCTCAGAAAGTTAGACATAGAACTACGATACAACCCAGCAACTCAATGTCTAGGTATacaccccaaagaattgaaaatataaaaccttATACGTGAACGTTTGTAGCAGCACAATTCAacacagccaaaaggtggaaacaacccacatgtccgCTGgcggatgaacggataaacaagaCGCAGTCCGTCCACGCAATGGGATATTCTTCGGCCACAGCGAGAGTGAAGGGCTGACACGCTACCATGGGGACGAACCTTGAACACGTGACGCTGTGCGAAAGCAGCCAGACCCAAGAGGTCATGTCCTGCGTGACTCCATTTACATGAAAATGCCCGACGAGGCAAAGTCCATGGGCACAGAAAGCGGATTACAAGGTTGCcagggatggagaggaagaatAGGGGGTGGACGCCTGACTGGGCACAGGGCTTCCTTTTGcagtgatgagaatgttctggcaGTGCTTCGACATTATGAACATACTTGAATGCCGCCAAGATGtccactttaaaataattaaaatggtgaGTTTGATGCTacgtgaattttacctcaattaa
This region includes:
- the ZNF831 gene encoding zinc finger protein 831, translating into MEVPELTRPALPARHQPAPAPGRPGALGGQVSPHLTLGPVILPPEQGLAPTVFLKALPIPLYHTVPPGGLQPRAPLVTCSLDGGGVPFILSPVLRPEGPGPTQMGKPAAPALTVNIVGTLPVLSPGLGPMLGSPGKVRNAGKYLCPHCGRDCLKPSVLEKHIRSHTGERPFPCATCGIAFKTQSNLYKHRRTQTHLNHSRLSSESDAGGGSLLEEGDKAGESSRADGMGDSSNQRVGGGARSERPLSPGTQGPGHCPAPAMHLSSVAKTLGLKLEAVPCPGSTCADRETPVDSAHTASPGLALAGSQPRWKLPEQMSPTAGRPCSLQQQQVATSSEKPWDAKASEGRLRKCESTDSGYLSRSDSAEQPPAPGSPLHSLSEHSAESEGEVALGPGGPGLQLEKKHLEERIAWLISHNQAVVDDSQLDNVRPRKTVLCKQGSIDLPMPYTYKDSFHFDIRALQPGRRKPAVLSSARSTFTPPDKARPLFFHSVPTQLSTTVACVPITRSNSLPFVEGTRTWQEPPDPQDACPRRQKPLSPRPAPARLVDVPSSHPRALVRQAAVEDLPCPPTGDSLIPAEDPDGNRAAAGEGAASKGRAASKKCSQRKLKMFSQDKWQVYGNETFKKIYQKMKSSCHGGKKAKEVTVGSGTELDLPFQEELAGNEGTVLSQDGRTPVHGDTSVGAKPGPCRSPLGPEGFLGMESPRQREMVARAGGNDQPRVNRATSPPTLSCREPPCSGGKSPLLSPNGRLKLGCQLPPSPGPLKGGELKAPKLVLSDPKLEGSTRGGGDKKETCQWTQTVARRPSGGSAEPQPAEDKLPSERKKLKVEKLSFQEQSEPLETEREVPGGPVQATSPTSQNQDSDPRDKPGGLHESADGVVMGRAGQPGKPLELSGAASTAPSVAPRQVGLREEILPCPTAASLGHQSHLATEAPSVLAALADTAFPPKYLLRLPQGETRPPLPIPPGPGQGQDPLCRRRWPEERASFVGSGPGILLPPCLASGLAPSGTDSFEEDPGCSRPWGRRKGVQGEEKRDLDTGTPAVGPSPGSSTGAPRETASFLPTPACATWKTGPPDTQHLCTGSSVVGTRPSGGVPSPCALRRELGGPPENALEDPPSGPLAGLSSCCSSLMAPTPPSWPELASCTQSETLWSFRAHGPFPSLRAEPRLTWCCLSRSLPLPTEQKEKAASVYLALHFLGGSPQDKGPDTRPVSRAVMGGRTKTGLGEGGQVQTSKLSCPVASGMVSQERVSEPERKKGLPWRKAKMFRGSGKQKLSIHSRRYKGSFLQSRVQLRGSGPRRPLRVLRKDRHLPPLEGLGPRGTRRQPPSEMAGLNLQEEPSRASSESPVGCGHREKGEEDGSRQTSGSFSPSTSSRAGSGIDQVTMKAVSPAAGGHGDHCPQNTAAGSGLSEHSDSCVAVAVADDSLLSRGRRLGPGLLETQPLPSQEQGSVHPTPYIFSDAQEPSAFESKDTSPRRDVAPSVAAICAPRERAGHTTLGIHSAEPQDHRPAGEALTQSSPDRKARAEGRSPPVLPGRPSSGQRISGLVLWGSTGKTHLEIPASGPGSAGSYQEEGEHKTFFPTGGHYGGGEMVVPYPPSGNDSRKCQGSGLTALKDRVVPSNPGQPRESPEAPSKTVKRRGLEGLRKQTRVEVSDTSSDDEDRLVIEM